The DNA sequence AAATTTACCATTTACCTTAAACCACCCCACTCCTGATTATGCATGTTTAAAAAAAGCTAGCGATATGCCAAAAATAAATTATCCAAAGCCTGATGGAGTATATTCATTTGATAAGTTATCATCTGTATATCTTTCGAACACCAATCATGAAGAAGATCAACCATGTCATCTAGTTCTAAAAGATCCTGACATACCTATTTCTAAAAATCTTCCAATCTATGATGAGCCTGCACAAAGGTATTGCCCAGCAGGAGTTTATGAGGTAATTGAGGAAGAGACTGGACCTAGATTTCAGATTAATGCTCAGAATTGCGTACACTGTAAAACTTGTGATATAAAAGATCCTTCACAAAATATTACTTGGATTACTCCGGAAGGTTCTGGCGGTCCTAATTATCCAAACATGTAACATTTAATCTTTAATCTTCGTGCCTTCTAAATTAAAGAAAGAGCCTGCACTCCATATGCCATAATTATCAGTATTATTTATCTTTTCATGTTTCCCAAGATCAATTAACTTGTAGTAGATATTTCTGCTTATAAGGCCTTCTAGATTAGATCTAACAACAACATAAGGAGATGGCTCTTGTTTTTTATTAATAACTACTCTGAGGGGATTCTCGGCACTTAATTGAAAAATATCATCTGTATTAGTTTTAAAATAAATATTCTGATTTTTTCCTGAGTTATTAACTTCAAAATCAACTATAAGAAAAGGCTTATCTTCGACATCTAATCTAATTTTTTCAACTGGAGTTACTAAATAATAATGACCATCTTCATCAAATCTTAGAACTTTACTAAAAAGCCTCACCATTCTTTCCCTTCCAATTGGAGAATTCATAAAGAACCATTGCCCCTCTCTAGAAATCCTCATATCTACATTAGCGCAAATAGGTGGATTCCATAAATGAACCGGAGGAATCCCATCTTCTTTGATATTAGTAATAGATTCAAAAATACTTGCTGGACTAATTTTATTCATAAAGGTAATTTAAAAAATAGAATTTGAATAGAAATAAAAACTAATATTACTCCCGTTATTCTTTCTAAAGAAGGCATAATTTTTTTAAATTTCTCAATATTACTGGATACATCAGTTAAATAGGAAATAAAACTAAACCAAATAAAAGTAGCTACTGCCATATACAACCCGGAAAAGATCTTTAGCTCCAAGGGAACTGTATTATCCAGAAT is a window from the SAR86 cluster bacterium genome containing:
- a CDS encoding DUF1285 domain-containing protein, translated to MNKISPASIFESITNIKEDGIPPVHLWNPPICANVDMRISREGQWFFMNSPIGRERMVRLFSKVLRFDEDGHYYLVTPVEKIRLDVEDKPFLIVDFEVNNSGKNQNIYFKTNTDDIFQLSAENPLRVVINKKQEPSPYVVVRSNLEGLISRNIYYKLIDLGKHEKINNTDNYGIWSAGSFFNLEGTKIKD
- a CDS encoding 4Fe-4S dicluster domain-containing protein; translated protein: NLPFTLNHPTPDYACLKKASDMPKINYPKPDGVYSFDKLSSVYLSNTNHEEDQPCHLVLKDPDIPISKNLPIYDEPAQRYCPAGVYEVIEEETGPRFQINAQNCVHCKTCDIKDPSQNITWITPEGSGGPNYPNM